A part of Desulfobacter sp. genomic DNA contains:
- a CDS encoding CBS domain-containing protein: MIPEKMKSFLKETLPERVRQHRLICDNHLCFLEFGPLDVERLQRLGIRVDRLGPRLVVCMWDSESPLEIGGYLVVDNLAMGAPSMGGTRMLPDITPDIIHDLARGMTMKNAAADLPFGGGKSGIVCPPGMDAGERREIVRGFGRLLKRYKDIYIPGPDVGTNDEDMRIFAVENGLNNVVSKPADMGGNRIDELGGAARGVVAAFNALIEHLPRLRQLPQFKHMELPPPGRLDVLIQGFGAVGANAARLFQELPTEQRPAIKGISDATGYLLDLKGLDWQQLFSMWKTLGQVAQAYYHDQAMHIGGTGKNHTVFSNSPDNLLTESAFCLIPASPVFNYLDVSTETSPSMTCDRMGNWQMIVEGANTYSPNPERKAARRRMERRVYRDRGTLIATDYLVNSGGVIYAAHERIIPTPKHLYIPKELLGNSEGISRWLDQNREAFEELAEKRQEAARQKLETVIPGNMVELIDGLCKDADSLPCEIAEGISVGRIAAKEKSRTIRDVMGEAPVMGLDKTISDAAELLVASHVSMVTVVSEKGRPMGIVTNWDITRATALKLPTDAPLTRIMTADIVHISPEATILNCIRMLETNEISAMPVVEENRVIGIISGDILARRTLFRLLQTES, from the coding sequence ATGATCCCCGAAAAAATGAAATCATTTCTCAAGGAGACGCTGCCGGAACGCGTCAGGCAGCACCGTCTTATCTGTGATAACCACTTATGTTTTCTGGAGTTCGGCCCACTGGATGTGGAACGGCTCCAGCGCTTGGGCATCCGGGTGGACCGCCTGGGGCCCCGCCTGGTCGTCTGCATGTGGGACAGTGAAAGCCCCCTTGAAATCGGTGGATACCTGGTGGTGGACAACCTGGCCATGGGTGCCCCCTCCATGGGGGGAACCCGGATGCTGCCGGACATCACCCCGGACATCATCCACGACCTGGCCCGGGGCATGACCATGAAAAACGCCGCCGCCGACCTGCCCTTCGGCGGCGGGAAATCAGGGATCGTCTGCCCCCCGGGCATGGACGCCGGAGAACGCCGGGAAATCGTCAGGGGGTTCGGCCGCCTGCTTAAAAGGTATAAGGATATCTATATCCCGGGACCGGACGTGGGGACCAACGACGAAGACATGAGAATCTTTGCCGTGGAAAACGGGTTGAACAATGTGGTCTCCAAACCGGCGGACATGGGAGGCAACCGCATCGACGAACTGGGCGGTGCCGCCCGGGGCGTGGTGGCCGCTTTCAATGCCCTGATCGAACATCTCCCCCGTCTCAGGCAGCTTCCCCAGTTCAAACACATGGAACTGCCGCCCCCAGGCAGGCTGGATGTCCTTATCCAGGGATTCGGGGCCGTGGGGGCCAATGCGGCCCGGCTCTTCCAGGAGTTGCCAACGGAACAGCGGCCGGCAATAAAGGGAATCAGCGATGCCACAGGCTACCTCCTGGATTTAAAGGGGTTGGACTGGCAACAATTATTCAGCATGTGGAAGACCCTGGGACAAGTGGCCCAGGCCTATTACCACGACCAGGCCATGCACATCGGCGGCACAGGAAAGAATCACACCGTATTTTCCAACAGCCCGGACAATCTGCTCACTGAATCGGCCTTCTGTCTGATCCCGGCGTCCCCGGTATTCAATTATCTGGACGTTTCCACGGAGACCTCACCCTCCATGACCTGCGACCGCATGGGCAACTGGCAGATGATCGTGGAGGGGGCCAATACCTACTCCCCCAATCCCGAACGGAAAGCCGCCCGCCGAAGGATGGAACGCCGGGTATACCGGGACAGGGGCACCCTCATTGCCACGGATTACCTGGTCAACTCGGGCGGGGTGATCTATGCCGCCCACGAGCGGATTATTCCCACCCCCAAACACCTGTATATCCCCAAAGAACTGCTGGGAAATTCGGAAGGGATCTCCCGCTGGCTGGACCAAAACCGGGAGGCCTTTGAGGAACTGGCTGAAAAGCGGCAGGAAGCCGCAAGACAGAAGCTGGAAACCGTTATCCCCGGCAATATGGTGGAACTCATCGACGGCCTGTGCAAGGATGCGGACAGCCTGCCCTGCGAAATTGCCGAAGGCATCTCCGTGGGCCGCATCGCCGCCAAGGAAAAATCCAGGACCATCCGGGATGTCATGGGCGAAGCCCCGGTCATGGGCCTGGACAAAACCATTTCCGATGCCGCCGAACTCTTGGTGGCATCCCATGTTTCCATGGTCACCGTGGTTTCGGAAAAGGGCCGCCCCATGGGCATCGTCACCAACTGGGACATCACACGGGCCACGGCGTTGAAACTGCCCACCGACGCCCCCCTCACCAGAATCATGACCGCCGACATCGTCCACATCAGCCCCGAAGCCACCATTCTCAACTGCATCCGCATGCTGGAAACCAACGAAATTTCCGCCATGCCCGTGGTGGAAGAGAACCGGGTCATCGGCATCATCTCCGGCGACATCCTCGCCCGCCGCACCCTGTTCCGGCTGCTGCAGACGGAAAGCTGA
- a CDS encoding class I SAM-dependent methyltransferase — protein MKPLDYCDLADLTINMTWTENQVTHNDLYFANRLNLYRDIFPGSLLETVLRYSGTQAPFFLSAQPGEIVPGFDPELVLDLPLSRVRQEVHRGAVLPGRYYPRGMLRGVPGVFRENRLPSRVTNVCKGRMTIDLNHPLAREAIDLRLDFSNRDTGTEERGGTCTDWLGLALDGPGMQVGGIVLSGEATLGRRFKRKDDAPDSLFYDIDRFVYHIDTMASRNLCLIYESLLSDGDRVLDLMSGWVSHLPEEIRFSEVRGLGMNPNEMNDNPILTAADVHDLNEDPLLPYESGRFDAVVCSLSVEYLVRPDMVFKEVARVLRPGGRFVVGFSNRWFPQKAITVWEELHEFERVGLVLDWFKASECFTRLVTYSVRGYPRPADDKYFPGMVASDPVFVVTGKSNWRR, from the coding sequence ATGAAACCATTGGATTACTGCGACTTGGCCGATCTTACCATTAATATGACCTGGACAGAGAATCAGGTTACCCATAACGACCTTTATTTTGCCAATAGACTGAATCTATATCGTGATATTTTTCCAGGCAGTCTGCTGGAAACTGTCCTCCGGTACTCGGGTACACAAGCCCCATTTTTCCTATCTGCCCAACCCGGGGAAATTGTTCCCGGATTTGATCCGGAGTTGGTTTTGGATCTCCCCTTGAGCCGTGTCAGGCAGGAGGTGCACAGGGGGGCGGTCCTGCCCGGCCGGTATTACCCGAGGGGCATGCTCCGGGGCGTTCCGGGCGTATTCCGGGAAAACCGGCTTCCGTCCAGGGTCACAAATGTCTGTAAGGGCCGGATGACCATCGACCTGAACCACCCCCTTGCAAGGGAAGCGATAGATCTTCGCCTGGACTTTTCAAACCGGGACACCGGCACAGAGGAGCGGGGGGGAACCTGCACCGACTGGCTGGGACTGGCGCTGGACGGGCCCGGTATGCAGGTGGGGGGAATCGTCCTTTCCGGGGAGGCGACTCTGGGCAGGCGGTTCAAAAGAAAAGATGATGCGCCGGATTCTCTTTTCTATGATATTGATCGCTTCGTTTACCACATCGATACGATGGCCAGCCGGAATCTCTGCCTGATTTACGAATCGCTGCTGTCAGACGGTGACCGTGTACTGGACCTGATGTCCGGATGGGTGTCGCATCTCCCGGAAGAGATCCGGTTTTCCGAGGTCAGGGGGCTGGGGATGAATCCCAATGAAATGAATGACAACCCAATCCTGACGGCAGCGGATGTGCATGATCTCAATGAAGATCCTCTGTTGCCATATGAATCCGGCCGTTTTGATGCCGTGGTCTGCTCCCTTTCCGTTGAATATTTGGTCCGTCCTGATATGGTGTTTAAAGAAGTGGCAAGGGTGTTGAGGCCCGGCGGGCGCTTTGTCGTTGGATTTTCAAACCGGTGGTTTCCTCAAAAAGCGATCACGGTCTGGGAGGAACTCCATGAGTTTGAGCGTGTGGGGCTCGTGCTGGACTGGTTCAAGGCGTCGGAATGCTTTACTCGGCTTGTCACCTACTCGGTGCGTGGGTATCCTCGGCCCGCTGATGACAAGTACTTTCCAGGAATGGTTGCATCGGATCCTGTTTTTGTCGTTACGGGAAAATCAAACTGGCGAAGATAA
- a CDS encoding dioxygenase yields the protein MARQTILYIPHGGGPLPLMGHDGHRALIRFLKQIHQEIPRPEAVLVISAHWEADAPTVTAQPSPDLLFDYYGFPPETYSYTYPAPGHPVLAARVNDALEQNGLSPVLDPSRGFDHGMFVPMKLIYPKADIPCVQLSLIKGLDPLAHIRMGKALGQIEFDNLLVLGSGFSFHNMAEFGREGDDDRNTAFDNWLYQVLSDPSLAPGAVNTLLAEWEKAPSARYCHPREEHLLPLHVCYGMAQRQGRRIFNGNILGKLASAYLWET from the coding sequence ATGGCCAGACAAACCATTCTTTACATTCCCCACGGGGGAGGCCCCCTGCCTTTGATGGGCCATGACGGCCACCGGGCCCTGATTCGGTTTTTAAAGCAAATTCACCAGGAAATCCCAAGGCCCGAGGCGGTTCTGGTAATCAGTGCCCATTGGGAGGCGGATGCGCCCACGGTTACGGCCCAGCCGTCCCCAGACCTCCTATTTGACTATTACGGATTCCCGCCGGAGACCTATTCCTATACCTATCCCGCCCCCGGGCACCCGGTACTTGCCGCCCGGGTGAATGACGCCCTTGAACAGAACGGATTGTCACCCGTCCTTGACCCGTCCCGGGGATTTGACCACGGGATGTTCGTACCCATGAAACTGATCTATCCCAAGGCAGATATCCCCTGTGTCCAATTGTCCCTGATAAAAGGCCTTGATCCCCTGGCCCATATCCGTATGGGAAAGGCGCTTGGGCAGATTGAGTTTGACAACCTGCTGGTGCTTGGATCCGGATTCTCTTTTCATAACATGGCGGAATTCGGCAGGGAGGGTGACGATGACAGAAACACCGCCTTTGACAACTGGCTTTACCAGGTCCTCTCGGATCCGTCCCTTGCCCCCGGGGCGGTGAATACCCTTCTGGCGGAATGGGAGAAGGCCCCATCGGCCAGGTACTGCCATCCCAGGGAAGAACATTTACTGCCGCTGCATGTCTGTTACGGCATGGCGCAGCGGCAGGGCCGGCGTATCTTCAACGGAAACATACTCGGGAAACTGGCCTCAGCCTATTTGTGGGAAACGTAA
- a CDS encoding IMP cyclohydrolase, whose amino-acid sequence MAKDLKQMYKTIMDDHFTPNMEISFVDGDKRQTLFYEKVSWVIDEVEKGLRYGENPGQEAALYRLVNGNLALGDAQTITPGKYLVSDIELLQSGKHPGKTNLTDADNSLNILRYFTDTPCAVIVKHNNPCGAARADSLEEAYAKAYMADRVAAFGGCIALNKAVDKATAEAIAAQYAEVVVAPEFEDGVIDILGRRKNLRVIRINAMDRLHSFIGDRVVDFKSLMDGGIVAQWSFVPETLKKEDLAIASTEYKGETFTVNRQPTEQEYQDMLFGWLVESGITSNSVIYVKDNCTVGIGTGEQDRVGVAEIAVDKAYRKLCDRYCFERYNTAFADMADEDKRAEIEADVAEVKGGLIGSSMISDAFFPFRDGIDVGLRQGVKAVIQPGGSLNDYQSIDACNENDATMVYTGQRSFKH is encoded by the coding sequence ATGGCCAAAGATCTAAAGCAGATGTACAAAACCATCATGGATGACCATTTCACTCCGAATATGGAGATTTCCTTTGTGGACGGGGACAAGCGGCAGACCCTGTTTTATGAAAAGGTTTCCTGGGTGATCGACGAGGTGGAAAAGGGGCTGCGCTACGGGGAAAATCCAGGCCAGGAAGCGGCGCTGTACCGGTTGGTCAACGGCAACCTGGCCCTGGGGGATGCCCAGACCATCACCCCGGGCAAATACCTTGTTTCAGACATCGAACTGCTCCAGTCCGGCAAACACCCGGGCAAAACCAATCTCACCGACGCGGACAACTCCCTGAATATCCTTCGGTATTTTACGGATACCCCCTGCGCCGTCATTGTCAAGCACAACAACCCCTGCGGGGCGGCCCGGGCCGACAGCCTGGAGGAGGCCTATGCCAAGGCCTATATGGCCGACCGCGTGGCGGCCTTCGGCGGGTGCATCGCCCTGAACAAAGCCGTTGACAAGGCCACGGCTGAAGCCATTGCCGCCCAGTATGCCGAAGTCGTGGTGGCCCCTGAATTTGAGGACGGGGTCATCGATATCCTGGGCCGGCGAAAAAATCTTCGGGTGATCCGCATCAACGCCATGGACCGGCTCCACTCCTTTATCGGCGACCGGGTGGTGGATTTCAAAAGCCTGATGGACGGCGGCATTGTGGCCCAGTGGTCCTTTGTGCCCGAGACCCTGAAAAAAGAAGACCTGGCCATCGCCTCCACCGAGTACAAGGGGGAGACCTTTACCGTCAACCGCCAGCCCACGGAACAGGAATACCAGGACATGCTCTTCGGCTGGCTGGTGGAATCGGGCATCACCTCCAACTCCGTGATCTACGTGAAGGACAATTGCACCGTGGGCATCGGCACCGGCGAACAGGACCGGGTGGGCGTGGCCGAGATCGCGGTGGACAAGGCCTACCGCAAGCTCTGCGACCGGTACTGCTTTGAGCGGTACAACACTGCCTTTGCCGACATGGCCGATGAAGACAAACGGGCGGAAATCGAGGCCGACGTGGCCGAAGTCAAGGGCGGCCTCATCGGTTCCTCCATGATATCCGATGCCTTCTTCCCCTTCAGGGACGGCATTGACGTGGGGCTCCGCCAGGGGGTGAAAGCGGTCATTCAACCCGGCGGTTCCCTCAACGACTACCAGTCCATAGACGCCTGCAACGAGAATGATGCCACCATGGTCTATACGGGCCAGAGAAGCTTTAAGCATTAA